The following proteins are encoded in a genomic region of Candidatus Methylospira mobilis:
- a CDS encoding RNA polymerase sigma factor has protein sequence MTIEPDLHVEPVVLLHSSDELMQSFPELVSRHQGRVYRFLLRLVGHREDAYELAQETFLQAYRSLPEFRGEALFSTWLLGIAANLARNHMNRSPERRFAFLRHDELDEMETGRYTDCPSVQIAQDDRLRAIQRAVQALPDELRAPLVLVALEGYDYATAAVILDIPMGTLKSRMNRARRELRATLSEYRGLAYA, from the coding sequence ATGACTATTGAGCCTGATTTGCATGTTGAGCCTGTCGTCCTGTTGCATTCGAGCGATGAGCTGATGCAGAGCTTTCCGGAACTGGTTTCCCGGCATCAGGGCCGCGTTTATCGTTTCCTGCTGCGCCTGGTCGGACATCGTGAGGACGCTTACGAGCTGGCGCAGGAAACATTTTTACAAGCCTATCGCAGCTTGCCCGAGTTTCGCGGCGAAGCGCTTTTTTCGACCTGGTTGCTGGGCATAGCCGCGAATCTGGCGCGCAACCATATGAACCGCTCGCCTGAACGGCGCTTTGCATTTTTGCGGCATGATGAGCTCGATGAAATGGAAACAGGGCGATACACAGACTGTCCTTCGGTTCAGATTGCGCAAGATGACCGTTTGCGCGCGATACAGCGCGCCGTGCAGGCATTGCCGGATGAACTGCGCGCGCCGCTGGTGCTGGTGGCTCTGGAGGGTTACGATTACGCTACGGCGGCAGTTATCCTGGACATACCGATGGGTACGCTCAAAAGCCGAATGAATCGGGCGCGCCGGGAGTTGCGTGCAACTTTATCTGAATACCGGGGGTTGGCTTATGCATAA
- a CDS encoding NHLP bacteriocin export ABC transporter permease/ATPase subunit: MAIPEIGEYLVLSGNKPWLLHGPERVWLVTAGAVDIHVVPLLADGGWGARQHLRRVSVDGVIMGLPSLTSNAGFALIAQPLPGSCCRYLDEDACRHLQQDVEQYVLWRGWSSGWVQTLGNGLSHRSRPRENRIVTAGSGFSLSSGGTAYASAQSVVWVRAIQGEAEWLGRIPMVGDGCYPLTSTVWLSALSALKLDTWNTAELPNAELDKSLALFYACVMQVIAEEQQQERLAEHARQLQRAQDGDGIFARAIAGLAAVLQPGRQFEAAADAMETDPVFSTISEVLAATGIKAKHPPQSAYMETASSGLIARIARASGANYRQISLMGKDWWGEDVGPLLGFWKADGRPVAILPLTHGGYRVLDPANGTELRLNQRVAERLVDTAFMFFRTFPEGPITLRGLLLFGLKNNGYDWGVVASLGVISALLGLLTPIMTGMLINTVIPEAEHSQLVQLSSILLIAAISSASFGLTSAIALQRIEAHMEISANAAIIDHLLRLPVNFFREYTSGDLATRAFGLDSILQSLTGTVLHVLMSGLFSIFSFLYLFFVSLNLALVALLITVVAVAVTIVINLQCLRHERELTRIAGDLSGEVFQILNGIAKLRVAAGERHAFARWASRFSEQNMHSYRAHRLMIGLSIFDSFLPVVASMSLFGMMAFGSIKVDTGNFISFETAFTHFLTAGIGMGEALIAVLNVIPLYERMKPLLQTSPEVDLLKPEAGELSGAIELSAVTFRYDSKLAPVLDQFSLNIAPGEFVALVGPSGCGKSTLLRLLLGFEKPESGSVYYDNQDIAGLDIVSIRKQIGVVLQHGRLMPGDIFTNIVGSAILSYEDAMEAARMAGMEEDLKAMPMGLHTVVDEGAGTLSGGQRQRLMIARALVSRPRILFFDEATSALDNRTQQRVSESIERLNATRVVVAHRLSTIRHADRIIMMESGKIVEMGRYEELMNRNGRFAELAKRQLA; encoded by the coding sequence GTGGCGATTCCAGAAATTGGCGAATACCTGGTACTCTCAGGTAATAAACCCTGGTTGCTGCACGGGCCGGAGCGGGTTTGGCTGGTAACCGCGGGAGCGGTCGATATCCATGTGGTGCCGCTGCTGGCCGATGGCGGCTGGGGAGCCCGTCAGCATCTGCGGCGCGTTTCCGTAGATGGCGTCATCATGGGACTGCCTTCACTGACGAGCAATGCCGGTTTTGCGCTGATAGCGCAGCCTCTTCCGGGTAGCTGCTGCCGCTATCTCGACGAGGATGCCTGCCGGCACTTGCAGCAGGACGTTGAACAGTATGTACTCTGGCGGGGTTGGTCGTCGGGCTGGGTGCAAACGCTTGGCAACGGTTTATCCCACCGCTCGCGTCCGCGCGAAAACCGGATTGTCACTGCCGGTTCCGGTTTCAGTCTGAGTTCGGGCGGCACCGCCTATGCGTCGGCGCAATCCGTCGTCTGGGTTCGTGCGATACAAGGCGAGGCCGAATGGCTGGGCCGAATCCCGATGGTCGGCGATGGCTGTTATCCCTTGACGTCAACGGTATGGCTGTCAGCGCTTTCGGCGCTGAAACTCGATACCTGGAACACAGCAGAGCTACCCAATGCCGAATTGGATAAATCGCTTGCATTATTTTATGCCTGTGTCATGCAAGTGATCGCTGAAGAGCAGCAACAGGAACGGCTTGCGGAACATGCGCGTCAACTGCAACGCGCACAGGATGGCGATGGTATTTTTGCGCGCGCGATCGCCGGTTTGGCGGCGGTATTGCAACCGGGCCGCCAATTCGAAGCCGCAGCCGACGCGATGGAAACCGATCCGGTTTTCTCGACAATATCGGAGGTGCTTGCTGCAACCGGTATCAAGGCTAAACATCCTCCGCAATCCGCGTACATGGAAACAGCGTCATCCGGCTTGATCGCCAGGATCGCGCGCGCTTCGGGAGCCAATTATCGGCAAATATCGCTGATGGGGAAAGACTGGTGGGGCGAGGATGTGGGGCCTTTGCTGGGATTCTGGAAGGCGGATGGCCGGCCGGTGGCCATTTTACCGCTTACTCATGGCGGATATCGCGTGCTTGACCCGGCAAACGGCACTGAGTTGCGGCTTAATCAGCGCGTTGCCGAGCGGTTGGTCGATACGGCTTTCATGTTCTTCCGGACGTTTCCCGAGGGGCCGATCACCTTGCGAGGATTGCTGCTGTTCGGTTTGAAAAACAATGGATATGATTGGGGGGTGGTCGCGTCTCTGGGTGTGATCAGCGCGCTGCTTGGGCTGCTGACGCCGATTATGACCGGCATGCTGATTAATACGGTCATCCCAGAGGCTGAACATAGTCAACTGGTTCAGCTCAGCAGCATCCTATTGATTGCAGCGATCAGTTCCGCGAGTTTTGGCTTGACCAGCGCGATTGCTTTGCAGCGTATTGAAGCGCATATGGAAATTTCCGCCAATGCGGCTATCATCGATCATTTATTACGCTTGCCGGTGAATTTTTTTCGCGAGTACACTTCAGGCGATCTGGCCACGCGCGCTTTCGGCCTGGACAGTATTTTACAGTCGCTGACAGGCACCGTATTGCATGTGCTGATGAGCGGCTTGTTTTCTATCTTCAGTTTTCTTTATCTGTTTTTTGTTAGTTTAAACTTGGCCCTGGTCGCTTTGCTGATTACCGTGGTTGCCGTTGCGGTGACAATAGTCATCAATTTGCAGTGTTTGCGTCATGAACGTGAATTGACCAGGATAGCCGGCGATTTATCCGGCGAAGTCTTTCAGATACTCAACGGTATTGCCAAGCTCAGGGTTGCCGCCGGAGAACGCCACGCTTTCGCCCGTTGGGCTTCTCGTTTTAGCGAGCAGAATATGCATTCCTACCGTGCGCATCGTTTGATGATAGGCCTGTCGATTTTCGATTCGTTCCTGCCGGTGGTTGCATCAATGAGCTTGTTTGGCATGATGGCATTTGGCTCAATTAAAGTTGATACCGGTAATTTTATCAGCTTCGAAACTGCATTTACCCACTTTTTGACAGCGGGTATCGGCATGGGCGAGGCGTTGATTGCGGTATTGAATGTCATTCCGTTGTATGAGCGCATGAAGCCATTGCTGCAAACCAGCCCGGAAGTGGATTTGCTTAAGCCGGAGGCAGGCGAGCTTTCCGGGGCGATAGAGTTATCGGCGGTGACTTTTCGCTACGACAGCAAGTTGGCGCCGGTTCTCGATCAGTTCAGTCTAAATATCGCCCCCGGCGAGTTTGTCGCACTGGTAGGGCCCTCCGGTTGTGGTAAGTCGACCTTGCTGCGTTTGTTGCTGGGTTTTGAAAAGCCGGAATCCGGTTCGGTGTATTACGACAACCAGGATATCGCCGGCTTGGATATCGTCTCGATTCGTAAGCAAATCGGTGTGGTGCTGCAGCACGGACGCTTGATGCCGGGAGATATTTTTACCAATATCGTCGGTTCAGCAATTCTGAGCTACGAGGATGCCATGGAGGCGGCGCGCATGGCGGGCATGGAGGAGGATTTAAAAGCGATGCCGATGGGTTTGCACACGGTGGTTGATGAAGGCGCCGGCACCTTATCGGGAGGGCAGCGCCAACGCCTGATGATTGCGCGGGCGCTGGTTTCCAGACCTCGCATTCTGTTTTTCGATGAAGCGACCAGCGCGTTGGATAACCGCACCCAGCAACGGGTCAGCGAAAGTATCGAGCGTCTCAATGCGACACGCGTGGTTGTGGCCCACCGTCTTTCCACCATACGCCATGCGGATCGCATTATCATGATGGAGAGCGGAAAAATAGTGGAAATGGGCCGCTACGAAGAATTGATGAACCGGAATGGGCGTTTTGCCGAACTAGCCAAGCGGCAACTGGCGTGA
- a CDS encoding NHLP family bacteriocin export ABC transporter peptidase/permease/ATPase subunit translates to MKAIKRARTPTILQMEAVECGAAALAIVLAYFGRRVPLEELRIACGVSRDGSKASNIVKAARTFGLEAKGHRHSIGELNKMPLPVILFWNFNHFLVLEGFGKKGRVYINDPASGPRVVTGAEFDKAYTGIVLSFAPTGEFQRGGGQKNLAQRLLPRLAGLHGALLFVVIATLGLVIPGLLMPTFTKVFIDDYLIGGHQDWVRPLLLGMACTAVVRAALTALQQNYLLRLDKRLAVSMSGSFFWHVLRLPVEFFQQRYAGDIAQRVGSNDTVAELLSGDLATNTVNLIMLVFFAALMFQYDVVLAVMSIIIAIINLLVLSKLNRVGRDGNLRMQQDHAKLMAATMGAIQMIETLKASGRESDFFMRWSGYMAKVLNTSQKVGLYSLTLGTLPTLLDAISHTAVLGYGGYQVMQGEMTVGTLVAFQSLMSSFMGPVGHLLGLVQKVQIIEADLTRLDDVLHYPVDPLTQDVESVDAGFVRLTGRLELCNVSFGYSPLDPPLIENLNLTLKPGQRIALVGGSGSGKSTIAKLIVGLNKPWGGEILFDGLQRSAIPRQVLVSSLAHVDQDIVLFEGTIRENLCLWDGSVPEGQMLQAAKDAQIHDVIGNRPGGYDGPVTERGSNFSGGQSQRLEIARALVHAPSLLVMDEATSALDPLTEKQIDDCIRRRGCACLIVAHRLSTIRDADEIIVLEHGKVVQRGTHDELLALGGLYANLIRME, encoded by the coding sequence ATGAAGGCGATCAAACGGGCGCGGACGCCCACCATATTGCAGATGGAAGCGGTGGAATGCGGAGCGGCTGCGCTGGCCATCGTACTGGCCTATTTCGGACGCCGCGTGCCGCTCGAAGAACTGCGGATCGCTTGCGGCGTATCGCGCGACGGCAGCAAGGCCAGTAATATCGTCAAGGCCGCCCGTACTTTCGGTCTCGAGGCCAAGGGGCATCGTCACAGTATCGGCGAACTGAATAAGATGCCGCTTCCGGTCATCCTGTTCTGGAACTTTAATCATTTCCTGGTACTGGAGGGTTTTGGTAAAAAGGGTCGTGTTTATATAAACGATCCTGCCAGCGGGCCGCGCGTGGTGACGGGCGCCGAGTTCGACAAGGCCTATACAGGTATCGTGCTGAGCTTTGCGCCAACCGGGGAGTTTCAGCGAGGCGGCGGGCAAAAAAATCTGGCGCAGCGGCTGTTGCCGCGTTTGGCGGGCTTGCACGGCGCGCTCCTTTTCGTAGTGATTGCGACACTGGGGCTGGTAATTCCCGGTTTACTGATGCCTACGTTTACCAAAGTGTTTATCGATGATTATCTCATCGGCGGGCATCAGGATTGGGTGCGTCCCTTGTTGCTGGGCATGGCATGTACTGCGGTGGTGCGCGCAGCGTTGACGGCATTGCAGCAGAATTATCTGTTGAGATTGGACAAACGGCTTGCCGTCAGCATGTCCGGCAGCTTTTTCTGGCATGTGCTGCGCTTGCCGGTCGAGTTTTTCCAGCAACGTTACGCCGGTGATATAGCGCAACGCGTGGGATCGAACGATACCGTTGCCGAATTGCTTTCCGGCGATTTGGCTACCAATACCGTTAACCTGATCATGCTGGTTTTTTTTGCGGCGCTGATGTTTCAGTATGACGTGGTTTTGGCCGTCATGAGTATTATCATTGCGATTATCAACCTGCTGGTGTTGAGCAAGCTGAACCGCGTAGGCCGCGACGGCAATCTGCGCATGCAGCAGGACCATGCCAAGCTGATGGCCGCTACCATGGGCGCCATACAGATGATCGAAACCTTGAAGGCGAGCGGCAGGGAATCGGATTTTTTCATGCGCTGGTCCGGTTATATGGCCAAGGTGCTTAATACCTCGCAAAAAGTCGGACTGTATTCGCTTACACTGGGTACGCTTCCCACCTTATTGGATGCAATCAGCCATACCGCAGTATTGGGATATGGCGGCTATCAGGTGATGCAGGGCGAGATGACGGTCGGCACGCTGGTGGCTTTTCAATCCTTGATGTCCAGTTTCATGGGGCCGGTTGGTCATCTGTTGGGGCTGGTGCAAAAAGTACAGATAATAGAAGCCGATCTGACCCGGTTGGACGATGTGCTGCATTATCCGGTCGATCCGTTGACTCAGGATGTTGAATCCGTAGACGCCGGGTTTGTGCGCCTGACCGGGCGGCTGGAACTGTGCAACGTCAGCTTCGGTTACAGCCCGCTCGATCCTCCCCTGATCGAAAATTTGAATCTGACGCTGAAACCGGGACAGCGTATCGCGCTGGTGGGCGGCTCAGGTAGCGGCAAATCGACCATAGCCAAGCTGATTGTTGGTCTGAACAAGCCATGGGGCGGCGAAATCCTGTTCGACGGGCTTCAGCGTTCGGCGATACCTCGTCAGGTTCTGGTCAGCTCGCTGGCGCATGTCGATCAGGATATTGTTCTTTTCGAAGGTACGATACGAGAAAACCTGTGTTTGTGGGATGGCAGCGTACCCGAAGGTCAAATGCTGCAGGCTGCCAAGGATGCGCAGATACACGATGTCATCGGAAACAGGCCCGGAGGCTATGACGGCCCGGTGACGGAGCGCGGCTCCAATTTCAGCGGAGGGCAGTCGCAACGCCTGGAAATTGCCCGCGCCCTGGTTCATGCCCCAAGCTTGCTGGTGATGGATGAGGCGACTTCGGCGCTGGACCCGCTGACTGAAAAGCAGATAGACGACTGCATTCGGCGCCGGGGCTGCGCATGCCTGATCGTGGCGCACCGCTTGAGCACCATACGCGATGCCGATGAAATTATAGTGCTTGAGCATGGCAAAGTGGTGCAGCGCGGCACTCATGATGAACTGCTGGCGCTGGGCGGCCTGTATGCCAACTTGATTAGGATGGAATAG
- a CDS encoding NHLP bacteriocin system secretion protein: MKDSLFRKSALQQLSAPEQLDQLMQVTSRRGWIALSGLMLALAATLFWSVFGSIPTRIAGQGILLKRGGVHVVVAQGAGVISHLEPLKPGDRLMEGQIIASIAQPVASSQRDAAKVNLAELEQEESVMAQAVEHNLELSRQHFKQREKAIALGKEAKGELVQSLQLTLQGQEALLRDGIITRQSYENSRQALFQARQDIQNYDAQLKQLAHEHNVAETNSRQQLIGIHERVQNARGQLRQNDANLTLTSTVVSPYEGRVIEIKATEGSAVNAMSPIIDVEDETSELEAEIYLPPLGEAKNVRVGMEVQLSPDTAKRQEFGFIVGRVESVSLFPATREGMLAILHRDRVVDSLLSKQGPPVAVRVSLLKNPSTRSGLQWSSRAGSKVEVSGGTLCTAQIKLRERPPITLVMPWLKHLFGLE, encoded by the coding sequence ATGAAAGATTCCCTATTCCGCAAGAGCGCTTTGCAACAGTTGAGCGCGCCGGAACAGCTTGACCAATTGATGCAGGTCACCAGCCGCCGAGGCTGGATTGCGCTGAGCGGTTTGATGCTGGCGCTGGCCGCCACGCTGTTCTGGAGCGTGTTCGGCTCCATACCTACCCGCATCGCCGGACAGGGGATATTGCTCAAGCGCGGCGGCGTTCATGTGGTTGTGGCGCAGGGAGCGGGAGTAATTTCTCACCTCGAGCCGCTTAAACCCGGCGATCGTCTGATGGAAGGCCAGATCATCGCCAGCATTGCCCAGCCGGTAGCGAGTTCGCAACGTGATGCGGCCAAAGTCAATCTGGCCGAGCTGGAGCAGGAAGAATCCGTCATGGCGCAGGCGGTGGAACACAATCTCGAATTGAGCCGTCAGCATTTCAAGCAGCGGGAAAAGGCTATTGCTCTGGGTAAGGAAGCCAAGGGCGAGTTGGTGCAGTCGTTGCAGTTGACTCTGCAAGGTCAGGAAGCGTTGTTGCGGGACGGCATCATTACCCGGCAAAGCTATGAAAATTCGCGCCAGGCATTGTTCCAGGCGCGGCAGGACATTCAGAATTACGATGCCCAACTCAAACAATTGGCGCATGAACACAATGTCGCCGAGACCAACTCCAGACAGCAACTGATCGGTATTCATGAACGTGTGCAGAACGCGCGCGGTCAATTGCGTCAAAACGATGCGAATCTCACGCTGACTTCGACCGTGGTTAGCCCATACGAAGGGCGTGTGATTGAAATCAAGGCAACGGAAGGCAGCGCCGTCAACGCGATGTCGCCGATAATCGACGTCGAAGACGAAACCAGCGAACTGGAAGCAGAGATTTATCTCCCGCCGCTCGGGGAAGCGAAAAACGTGCGGGTAGGTATGGAGGTGCAGCTTTCGCCCGATACCGCCAAGCGTCAGGAATTCGGCTTTATCGTTGGACGCGTGGAATCGGTTTCGCTATTTCCGGCGACTCGCGAAGGCATGCTGGCCATATTGCATCGCGATCGGGTGGTGGACAGCCTGCTTTCCAAACAAGGTCCCCCTGTTGCGGTCAGGGTAAGCCTATTGAAAAATCCGTCCACCCGCAGCGGTTTGCAGTGGTCGTCGCGCGCCGGCTCCAAAGTGGAAGTGAGCGGAGGCACCCTGTGCACCGCGCAAATAAAACTGAGGGAACGTCCTCCCATTACGCTGGTGATGCCCTGGCTCAAACACCTGTTTGGCCTGGAATAA
- a CDS encoding TolC family protein → MSPNNGAMEKIGLLQAVRVTLEASPIILAAQQRMEAAAGSLTSAHGQFNTISQASGGVAHNKSSIMYGNTYAATARGLQVTEFDNMFYKLGLSQLFRSGIQVTPTVSTARFTTQDFNNTAPNTSATINLNIVIPLLRGLGVKATAAQEIAAEHGFDKTRYELWQTVADELQKTVSAYWAYVAVAQQLEIWRAAEERNRKLLEDGFRLADADQIPRSDLNNYQASLAGAEADRAQAEQGLVSARQTLGMVMGVPADHLAAIPLPSDSFPVPHTDAVAYATSNLNRMTAYAFGHRSDLLAAEQHMQYYQALLGGAESELKPKVNLSLDIGYTGLSNSVVAMNLLTAYGQNIQGYTGGATLSYEFPFANEKAKGQFRQTASSMTEAQILQGNLARSIASSVQVATSGLQQSMNSLRFASTAVDSRLQAFQSEKKKQLAGMSTVINVMMVEQNLTQAQLAKTQAAMNLANAVVRYRFATASLFAPGDESRDINLERLTTVPLHPDSDMRMP, encoded by the coding sequence GTGTCGCCGAATAACGGCGCAATGGAAAAAATCGGCCTTCTGCAGGCGGTGCGCGTAACCCTGGAAGCCAGCCCGATTATTCTTGCGGCGCAGCAGCGCATGGAAGCGGCGGCCGGCAGCCTGACCAGCGCGCACGGTCAGTTTAATACCATATCGCAAGCCTCCGGTGGGGTTGCTCATAATAAGTCCTCCATCATGTATGGCAATACATATGCAGCCACCGCTCGCGGTTTGCAAGTGACCGAGTTCGATAACATGTTTTATAAACTCGGTCTGAGCCAATTATTCCGCTCCGGCATACAGGTGACGCCGACCGTATCGACAGCCCGATTTACTACCCAGGATTTTAATAATACGGCTCCAAATACCTCCGCGACTATTAATCTGAATATAGTCATACCTTTGCTGCGCGGTTTAGGGGTCAAGGCGACCGCTGCGCAGGAAATTGCGGCGGAGCACGGGTTCGACAAGACGCGTTACGAATTATGGCAGACGGTGGCTGATGAACTGCAGAAAACGGTGTCTGCCTACTGGGCCTATGTGGCGGTTGCTCAACAGCTCGAAATTTGGCGGGCGGCTGAGGAAAGAAACCGTAAATTGCTGGAGGATGGCTTTCGTCTGGCAGATGCCGACCAAATCCCGCGTTCGGATCTCAACAACTATCAGGCGTCACTGGCGGGCGCGGAAGCGGATCGCGCGCAAGCTGAACAGGGACTGGTCTCAGCTCGTCAGACGCTGGGCATGGTGATGGGGGTGCCCGCGGACCATTTGGCTGCGATCCCTTTGCCTTCGGACAGTTTTCCTGTTCCTCATACGGATGCAGTGGCGTATGCAACCTCCAACCTGAACAGAATGACAGCGTATGCGTTTGGCCATCGCAGCGATCTGCTCGCCGCCGAGCAACACATGCAGTATTATCAGGCCTTGCTGGGAGGCGCCGAGAGCGAGCTCAAGCCCAAGGTGAATTTAAGTCTGGATATTGGCTACACGGGATTGTCCAATTCGGTGGTTGCGATGAATCTGTTGACAGCCTACGGCCAAAACATCCAGGGATATACCGGAGGCGCAACTCTCAGTTACGAGTTTCCGTTTGCCAATGAAAAAGCGAAAGGCCAATTCCGCCAAACCGCTTCGTCGATGACCGAAGCGCAGATTCTTCAGGGAAATCTGGCGCGCTCCATTGCTTCGTCGGTGCAGGTGGCGACCAGCGGCTTGCAGCAGAGCATGAATAGCTTGCGGTTTGCCTCGACCGCTGTCGATAGCCGCTTACAGGCGTTCCAGAGCGAGAAAAAGAAACAGCTTGCGGGCATGTCCACCGTCATCAACGTGATGATGGTCGAACAGAACCTGACCCAGGCGCAACTGGCTAAAACCCAGGCGGCAATGAATCTGGCCAATGCCGTGGTGCGCTATCGCTTCGCCACGGCGTCGCTGTTTGCGCCGGGCGACGAGTCCCGCGATATCAATCTGGAGCGATTGACCACCGTGCCGTTGCATCCGGACTCCGATATGAGAATGCCATGA
- a CDS encoding NHLP leader peptide family RiPP precursor, which yields MNSDSEALENNAIQQAEKIQEIIAKCWADEDFKIRLLANTVKTLQEENIDVTEGVNIKAVENTESVFHLVIPAKPNELSDEMLDQVVGGVDFNNLGKAVIEGCLKRPLFRFGDGGFRNVGIKS from the coding sequence ATGAATTCCGATTCGGAAGCGCTTGAAAATAATGCAATTCAACAAGCAGAAAAAATACAGGAAATAATAGCAAAATGCTGGGCAGATGAGGATTTCAAAATCAGGCTGTTAGCTAATACAGTAAAAACACTGCAAGAGGAAAATATAGATGTTACTGAAGGGGTTAACATTAAAGCGGTAGAAAATACCGAAAGCGTTTTCCATTTGGTGATTCCAGCCAAGCCAAACGAACTTTCTGATGAAATGCTGGATCAAGTTGTTGGAGGCGTTGATTTTAATAACTTAGGAAAAGCAGTGATAGAAGGGTGCCTGAAACGCCCTCTTTTTCGCTTCGGTGACGGGGGGTTCCGAAACGTAGGCATAAAGTCTTGA
- a CDS encoding NHLP leader peptide family RiPP precursor: MNNEIERVDGDVLPDENEEQLSRLILKCWADEAFKEKLLVDTMKTLKEEGVDTPEGVTVKAVENTNSLFHLVIPERNTEISNEELEEIVGGRGGIFAVAGLAYAAHDQHTDTNYRATPGGWRHPTDEEKHNSPRAKLGRWLQGKVWNKF; this comes from the coding sequence ATGAATAACGAGATCGAACGTGTTGACGGCGATGTGCTGCCTGATGAAAATGAAGAACAATTGTCCCGTTTAATATTGAAATGCTGGGCTGACGAGGCGTTCAAGGAAAAGCTGCTGGTCGATACAATGAAAACCTTAAAAGAGGAAGGCGTAGATACTCCAGAAGGCGTTACTGTAAAAGCGGTAGAAAATACAAATAGCCTGTTTCATTTGGTCATTCCTGAAAGAAATACCGAGATTTCAAATGAGGAGTTGGAGGAGATTGTAGGGGGACGAGGCGGCATATTTGCAGTGGCGGGGCTGGCATATGCAGCTCATGACCAGCATACTGATACGAATTACAGGGCTACGCCGGGTGGTTGGCGACATCCCACCGACGAGGAAAAGCACAATTCGCCAAGAGCTAAATTGGGACGTTGGCTCCAGGGGAAGGTGTGGAATAAATTTTGA
- a CDS encoding NHLP leader peptide family RiPP precursor, whose amino-acid sequence MINQLKSEDKAQLDEHGQQFHRLILKCWADEAFKAKLFANAKETLKEEGVDISDDINVKVLENTDSLHYLVIPENVTDISDEELDDIVGGRLKYAWMMKRGIFSLARVTQRAQAMKSANILKNAVKIGGALGLGGGLVGGGAYLSKK is encoded by the coding sequence ATGATTAATCAACTCAAGAGTGAAGATAAAGCGCAGCTTGACGAACATGGTCAGCAATTTCATCGTCTGATATTGAAGTGTTGGGCGGACGAAGCGTTCAAGGCTAAATTATTTGCTAATGCGAAGGAAACATTGAAGGAAGAAGGTGTAGATATTTCTGACGATATAAATGTCAAGGTCCTGGAAAATACAGATAGTTTGCATTATTTGGTTATTCCTGAAAATGTTACCGATATATCAGATGAAGAACTTGACGATATCGTTGGGGGAAGACTTAAGTACGCCTGGATGATGAAAAGAGGGATTTTTTCCCTTGCTCGTGTAACGCAACGAGCTCAAGCTATGAAAAGTGCAAATATATTAAAAAATGCGGTAAAGATTGGAGGCGCATTAGGGCTTGGAGGTGGGTTGGTTGGAGGTGGAGCCTACTTATCGAAAAAGTAG
- a CDS encoding NHLP leader peptide family RiPP precursor: MNIEQEISTEDDAVMQQEQKMQQVIAKCWQNSDFKTELMAKPEETLRNEGVELQAGVSVKVVEDTENLLHLVIPCKPAELSEEELDDIVGGAGRIRAASTVVIMAQKAANARAVAYAVGGALSALAGYAGVSHFLRKK, translated from the coding sequence GTGAATATCGAACAGGAAATATCAACAGAAGATGATGCGGTAATGCAACAAGAGCAAAAAATGCAGCAAGTTATCGCAAAATGCTGGCAAAACTCTGATTTTAAAACCGAGTTAATGGCTAAACCTGAAGAAACTTTGCGGAATGAAGGTGTTGAGCTTCAAGCAGGAGTTTCTGTTAAGGTTGTTGAAGATACTGAAAATTTACTGCATTTGGTAATTCCCTGTAAACCTGCAGAGTTGTCCGAAGAAGAGTTGGATGACATTGTCGGAGGTGCCGGCAGAATAAGAGCCGCCTCTACTGTCGTCATCATGGCACAAAAAGCTGCTAATGCGAGAGCGGTTGCTTACGCTGTCGGCGGCGCACTGAGTGCTCTAGCAGGATATGCCGGCGTTTCTCATTTCTTGAGAAAAAAGTAA
- a CDS encoding NHLP leader peptide family RiPP precursor, with the protein MNNESEVQNEEDAVIQEEQKFQKIIAKCWRSPDFKAELMANPAETLRKEGLEPQEGVSVMVVEDTEKLFHLVIPYKPEELSEEDLNDIVGGSYGVVMMKGLSRAGAKAMVLGRHGNPALAIRVLSKTAQSISGGIIAVSTGLGLGAGAALGLNKLKK; encoded by the coding sequence ATGAATAACGAATCTGAAGTGCAAAACGAAGAAGATGCTGTAATACAAGAAGAGCAAAAATTCCAGAAAATTATTGCAAAATGCTGGCGGAGTCCTGACTTTAAAGCCGAGCTGATGGCCAATCCTGCCGAAACCTTGCGAAAAGAGGGGCTGGAGCCTCAAGAAGGTGTATCGGTCATGGTTGTTGAAGATACAGAAAAGTTATTTCATTTGGTAATTCCTTATAAGCCTGAAGAATTATCTGAAGAAGATTTGAATGACATTGTTGGAGGCAGTTATGGTGTTGTAATGATGAAAGGATTGAGTCGTGCTGGAGCCAAAGCCATGGTTCTTGGAAGGCATGGTAATCCAGCGTTGGCCATAAGAGTCTTGTCAAAAACAGCCCAATCCATATCAGGGGGCATTATAGCAGTCAGTACCGGTTTAGGCCTTGGTGCAGGCGCTGCTTTGGGTCTTAATAAATTGAAAAAATAA